From a single Aestuariibius sp. HNIBRBA575 genomic region:
- a CDS encoding ABC transporter permease produces the protein MRRLTWFNAVSLTIGFAFLYVPMLILIIYSFNESRLVTVWAGFSTKWYGELFQNEAFLDAAWVTLKVAVISSTIATILGTMAAQVLVRGGRFKGRTLFSGMIYAPLVMPEVITGLSLMLLFISLGLDRGTFTIVLAHATFSMCYVSVVVSSRLVSFDKSLEEAALDLGCTPFDAFKSVTLPIIAPAVISGWLLAFTLSLDDLVIASFTSGPSATTLPMKIWSSVRMGVSPQINALSTILISMVTIGVIAASITTKRRVIQAKRDEQMAEAQ, from the coding sequence ATGAGACGTTTAACGTGGTTCAACGCGGTGTCCCTGACGATCGGATTTGCGTTTTTATACGTGCCGATGCTGATCCTGATCATCTATTCGTTCAACGAAAGCCGGCTGGTCACTGTTTGGGCGGGATTTTCGACCAAATGGTACGGTGAATTGTTTCAAAACGAAGCCTTCTTAGACGCGGCTTGGGTGACCCTAAAGGTTGCCGTTATATCCTCGACCATTGCCACAATTCTGGGGACCATGGCGGCGCAAGTTCTGGTTCGGGGGGGGCGTTTTAAGGGGCGCACGCTGTTTTCGGGCATGATCTATGCACCATTGGTGATGCCCGAAGTGATCACAGGTCTGTCCTTGATGCTGTTGTTCATTTCGCTTGGTCTGGATCGCGGCACGTTCACTATTGTTCTGGCACATGCAACGTTTTCAATGTGTTACGTGTCGGTTGTGGTGTCATCACGTTTGGTGTCGTTCGACAAATCATTAGAAGAGGCGGCATTGGATCTGGGCTGTACCCCGTTTGACGCGTTCAAATCGGTGACGTTGCCGATCATCGCCCCTGCCGTGATTTCCGGCTGGTTGTTGGCCTTTACTTTGTCGCTGGATGATCTGGTGATTGCGTCCTTTACATCGGGGCCATCTGCCACAACATTGCCGATGAAAATCTGGTCCTCTGTGCGAATGGGCGTTAGTCCTCAGATCAATGCCTTGTCGACAATCCTGATCTCCATGGTCACAATTGGGGTCATCGCGGCATCAATTACAACAAAACGCAGGGTCATTCAGGCCAAACGCGACGAACAAATGGCAGAGGCGCAATGA
- a CDS encoding ABC transporter permease subunit gives MKIARRFLIGIPFLWLLVLFLIPFGIVFKISLSDYAISIPPYTPQLDGMSWDSFRTFFGQIDFENYVFLTTDHLYWKAYLSSLQIATLSMIFTLLVGFPIAYGMANAPDHWRATLMMLIILPFWTSFLIRVYAWQGILSTEGVLNQFLLWTGIISEPLKMLNTNFAVYIGIVYTYLPFMILPIYATLEKLDASLLEAAEDLGCSRAKAFWLVTVPLSKSGVIAGCFLVFIPALGEFVIPSLLGGSRTLMIGKVLFEEFFNNRDWPVASTVAVILLLILIIPIVLFQRNQEKQQEAEK, from the coding sequence ATGAAAATCGCGCGTCGCTTCTTAATTGGCATCCCCTTTTTGTGGTTGCTGGTATTATTCCTGATCCCGTTTGGAATTGTTTTCAAAATTTCGCTGTCTGATTACGCGATCTCTATTCCACCTTATACGCCGCAACTGGATGGCATGAGCTGGGACAGTTTTCGCACCTTTTTCGGGCAGATCGACTTTGAAAATTATGTCTTTTTGACCACCGATCACCTCTATTGGAAGGCCTACCTATCCAGTTTGCAGATCGCGACATTGTCGATGATTTTCACGCTTTTGGTCGGTTTTCCAATTGCTTATGGGATGGCCAATGCGCCGGATCATTGGCGCGCAACCCTGATGATGCTGATCATCCTGCCGTTCTGGACCAGCTTTCTGATCCGGGTCTATGCATGGCAGGGCATCCTCAGCACCGAAGGCGTGTTAAACCAGTTTTTGCTGTGGACGGGGATCATTTCAGAGCCGTTAAAAATGCTGAACACCAATTTCGCGGTCTATATCGGCATCGTTTACACCTATCTGCCATTCATGATCCTGCCGATTTATGCGACGCTGGAAAAACTGGATGCATCCCTGTTAGAAGCCGCCGAAGATCTGGGCTGTTCACGTGCCAAAGCGTTCTGGTTGGTGACCGTACCCCTGTCTAAATCCGGGGTGATCGCCGGGTGTTTTCTGGTCTTTATTCCGGCGCTTGGCGAATTTGTGATCCCATCATTATTGGGCGGCTCGCGCACGTTGATGATCGGCAAAGTCCTGTTCGAAGAGTTCTTTAACAACCGCGATTGGCCCGTGGCCAGCACGGTCGCCGTCATATTGTTGCTGATCCTGATCATTCCGATTGTGCTGTTTCAGCGTAATCAGGAAAAACAACAGGAGGCCGAAAAATGA
- a CDS encoding ABC transporter ATP-binding protein has translation MTTSIAPAELVSEFEPWNDVQAEPLIRFDNVTKRFGTFTAIDHIDLSIYPKEFFALLGPSGCGKTTLMRILAGFETATEGTITIDGQNMAGIAPNKRAVNMMFQSYALFPHLNIWDNIAFGLHRSDMPKDQIGERVEEMLRLVQLGKFAKRKPHQISGGQRQRVALARSLAKAPKLLLLDEPLGALDKKLRQETQFELMDIQERTGTTFVIVTHDQEEAMTVASRVAVMDHGRLVQVDTPQSIYETPNSVYVADFIGEVNLIEGNVDKIGDDSATIAWAEGQPSICGTALGGIGQGARATFAIRPEKVAISKSRPSDRNNVVQGKVLDIAYLGNLSTYVVQLANGQTIKAQAANNRRVSRREFTWHDDVYLSWTDTAGIVLTA, from the coding sequence ATGACGACGTCCATTGCCCCGGCCGAACTTGTGTCGGAATTTGAACCATGGAATGATGTTCAGGCCGAACCCCTTATCCGGTTTGACAACGTCACCAAGCGGTTCGGAACGTTCACCGCCATCGACCATATCGATCTGTCGATTTATCCCAAGGAATTCTTTGCGCTGCTGGGGCCATCGGGATGCGGAAAAACCACGTTGATGCGGATTCTGGCGGGGTTTGAAACCGCGACAGAAGGCACCATTACAATTGACGGTCAGAATATGGCTGGGATTGCGCCCAACAAACGGGCGGTGAATATGATGTTTCAATCCTATGCTTTGTTCCCGCATCTGAACATCTGGGACAATATCGCCTTTGGTCTGCACCGGTCTGACATGCCCAAAGATCAGATCGGTGAGCGCGTCGAAGAAATGCTGCGTCTGGTGCAATTGGGGAAGTTTGCCAAACGCAAACCACATCAAATTTCCGGGGGGCAACGCCAGCGGGTTGCCTTGGCGCGGTCCTTGGCCAAGGCGCCGAAACTCTTGCTGTTGGACGAACCTTTGGGGGCGTTGGACAAAAAGCTGCGTCAGGAAACCCAGTTTGAACTGATGGACATCCAGGAACGTACCGGCACCACCTTTGTGATCGTGACCCATGACCAAGAAGAGGCGATGACAGTCGCGTCTCGGGTTGCGGTGATGGATCATGGGCGATTGGTACAGGTGGACACCCCGCAAAGCATCTATGAAACACCCAACTCAGTCTATGTCGCTGATTTCATCGGCGAGGTGAACCTGATCGAAGGCAATGTAGACAAAATTGGCGATGACAGCGCGACGATCGCTTGGGCCGAAGGTCAGCCCAGCATTTGCGGGACCGCCTTGGGGGGGATCGGGCAGGGCGCGCGCGCCACGTTTGCGATCCGTCCAGAAAAGGTCGCGATTTCAAAATCCCGTCCCAGTGATCGCAACAATGTTGTGCAGGGAAAAGTCCTGGACATCGCCTATTTGGGCAATCTGTCGACCTATGTGGTGCAACTGGCAAACGGCCAAACCATCAAGGCCCAAGCCGCCAACAATAGGCGGGTCAGTCGACGTGAATTCACATGGCATGACGACGTCTATCTGTCATGGACGGACACGGCTGGCATCGTGTTAACAGCATGA
- a CDS encoding polyamine ABC transporter substrate-binding protein codes for MLTRVPAIALATSLAAVAVSAEEVRVYNWSDYIDEELLEKFEQETGYELIYDVFDSNEVLETKLLAGSSGYDVVVPTGSFLQRQIQAGVFMPLQTDKLSNSGNLWDVIQARTEAYDPGNAYSINYMWGTTGLGINETMVTDILGQDAPVDSLALIFDPANAEKLAECGIYVLDAPTELIPAALAYLGENPDSHDPDVIALAEPVLAGLAPHVAKFHSSEYITALANGDICVAVGWSGDVLQARDRAWEADNGVEIAYYAPSEGALMWFDQMAIPADSPNPEGAHAFLNFILDAQNMAAASNYVYYANGNLASQEFLVEDVIGDTAIYPDETTIENLYITTPYPPRVQRVVTRMWTAIKSGI; via the coding sequence ATGTTGACCCGCGTTCCTGCCATCGCGCTTGCGACTTCGCTTGCTGCCGTGGCCGTATCCGCCGAAGAAGTCCGTGTTTACAATTGGTCGGATTATATCGACGAAGAGTTGTTGGAAAAGTTTGAGCAAGAAACCGGCTATGAGCTGATTTATGATGTGTTTGACAGCAATGAAGTGCTGGAAACCAAATTGCTGGCCGGGTCATCGGGCTATGATGTGGTTGTCCCGACAGGATCGTTTTTACAGCGGCAAATTCAGGCTGGCGTATTCATGCCGCTGCAAACGGATAAATTGTCCAACTCGGGCAATCTGTGGGACGTGATCCAAGCCCGCACCGAAGCCTATGACCCCGGCAACGCCTATTCTATTAACTATATGTGGGGCACGACGGGGCTTGGCATTAACGAAACTATGGTCACCGACATCCTGGGACAAGATGCGCCCGTTGACAGTCTGGCGCTGATTTTTGATCCGGCAAATGCGGAAAAATTGGCCGAATGCGGCATTTATGTTTTGGACGCGCCAACCGAACTGATCCCAGCGGCGTTGGCCTATTTGGGGGAAAACCCAGACAGCCACGACCCGGATGTGATCGCGTTAGCGGAACCGGTTCTGGCAGGGCTGGCCCCACACGTGGCGAAATTCCACAGCTCTGAATATATCACGGCTCTGGCCAATGGCGATATTTGTGTCGCGGTGGGGTGGTCCGGTGATGTGCTGCAGGCCCGTGACCGCGCATGGGAAGCAGATAATGGCGTCGAAATCGCCTATTACGCCCCGTCCGAAGGCGCGCTGATGTGGTTTGACCAAATGGCCATCCCCGCAGATTCCCCGAACCCAGAGGGCGCGCATGCCTTTCTGAACTTTATTCTGGATGCCCAGAACATGGCGGCAGCGTCAAACTATGTTTATTACGCCAACGGGAACCTCGCGAGCCAAGAGTTTCTGGTCGAAGATGTGATTGGTGACACAGCCATCTATCCAGATGAGACAACGATTGAAAACCTATACATTACAACGCCATACCCGCCTCGTGTGCAGCGTGTTGTAACCCGTATGTGGACGGCGATTAAATCTGGCATCTGA
- a CDS encoding GntR family transcriptional regulator — protein sequence MNEQSSKTPEHQAIYDRLRHMILFGEVLPGQALTILGLKTMLGAGMTPVREAIRRLTAEGALEALGNRRICVPNVTQETLNQIYFARLAIEPRLGELAVANITKDQLKTLAKLDEQVDAAISAGDINGYLAGNYRFHFTLYDAANAPVLRNIASSLWLQLGPSLRVVSGRYGTQNLPDEHKDALSALKAKDGAGVARAIEADIRQGLSLMR from the coding sequence GTGAATGAACAAAGCTCAAAGACACCAGAGCATCAGGCCATATATGACCGGTTGCGTCACATGATCTTGTTCGGAGAAGTGCTTCCGGGTCAGGCACTTACGATCCTTGGGCTAAAAACAATGCTGGGGGCGGGCATGACCCCTGTGCGCGAAGCAATCCGCCGGCTGACCGCAGAAGGCGCGTTAGAAGCGCTGGGGAATCGCCGCATTTGCGTGCCCAACGTGACCCAGGAAACGCTCAATCAGATTTATTTTGCACGCTTGGCGATTGAACCACGTCTGGGCGAATTGGCCGTGGCCAACATCACCAAAGACCAGCTGAAAACCCTCGCCAAACTGGACGAACAGGTGGATGCAGCGATTTCTGCAGGCGATATTAATGGCTATCTCGCAGGCAATTATCGGTTTCATTTTACCTTGTATGACGCGGCAAACGCCCCTGTTTTGCGCAATATTGCCAGCTCTCTTTGGCTGCAATTGGGACCGTCTTTGCGTGTGGTTTCAGGGCGATACGGCACGCAAAACCTGCCTGATGAACACAAAGACGCCCTTTCCGCGCTAAAGGCCAAAGACGGCGCAGGCGTCGCACGCGCCATCGAAGCCGATATTCGCCAAGGCCTGTCCCTAATGCGGTGA